The genomic segment AGGGCTTCAGCGCAGCGACGACGTGAAACGGACTCTTGGCAAAGTCGATTGCGGGATTCGGCTTCCGGAAATGCAGCGTCGGCGGGATCTGCTCCGCGTGGAGCGCCAGCGCGGCCTTGATGAGGCCCGTCGCGCCCGCGGCAATCACCAGGTGGCCGAGGTTGCTCTTCACCGAGCCGATGCCGCAGAAGCCGACGTCACTCGTCCCCTCACGAAATGCGCGCGTCAGCGCCTCGACCTCGATGGGATCGCCGAGCGGCGTCGCGGTGCCGTGCGTCTCGATGTAGCCGATGCTTCGCGGATCGACGTCGGCGAGCTCGAGCGCGCGCGAGACGACGGCAGCCTGACCCGCGACGCTCGGTGCGGTGAAGCTGGCTTTGCCGGAGCCGTCATTGTTCGTCGCGATGCCGCGGATGACCGCGTAGATGGTGTCGCCATCTTCTTTCGCGTCGGCGAGGCGCTTGAGGCACACCATCGCAGCGCCGTCGCCGAAGGTGGTGCCCTGGGCGTCGGCGTCGAAGGGTCGGCAGCGACCGTCCGGGGAGAGCATCGCGCCGGCCTGGTGCAGGTAGCCGCTCTGGATGGGCACGTTGATCGATGCGCCGCCGGCGAGCGCGAAGTCGCAGTGGCCGAGTCGCAGGCTGTCGACGGCTTGCGCCACCGCGACGAGCGAGGTGGAGCACGCGCTCTGCACGGTCACGGCTGGGCCGCGCAGATCCAGGCGATGCGCGAGGTGCGTGGCGACGAAGTCGCGCTCGTTGAGCACCATCGCCTGAAACTCGCCGATCTCTTCGATGCGCGCAGGGTTGGGCGCGACGTTCTGCGTGAAGTACGTTGCGTTGTACTTGCCCGCGAAGACACCGACGGCGCCGCGAATGCGCGAAGGCACGTAGCCGGCGTGCTCCATCGCCTCCCACGCGATTTCCAGGAGCACCCGCTGCTGCGGATCGAGGATCGCGGCGTCCTTGGGCTGGATGCCGAAGAACGCCGCGTCGAAGAGCTCTGCGCCGTCGATCACGCCGCGCGCCTTCACGTAGCTGGGGTCGCTTCGCAGCGCCGCAGGGATGCTCGCGTCGAGGTCCGAGTCGGAGAAGCGGCGAATCGATTCCACGCCGTCACAGAGGTTCTTCCAGAGCTCCGCGACGCTGCTCGCGCCAGGGAAGCGGCCGGCCATGCCCACGATTGCGATGTCGTCGAGCGCCTCGCGCGGGCGCGCGCGCGAGGTCCTTTGGGCGATTGAGGGCTGCTGAGAGCCCAGCGCCTGAGCGAGCGAGGCGGCAGTGGGGTGCTCGAAGATGAGCGGCACGGCCACGCGGAGACCTGCTTCGCGCTCGAGGCGCGCCGCGGTCCGAACCGCGAGCAGGGAGGTTCCGCCGAGCGCGAAGAAGTTGTCGAGCGCGCCCACCCGATCGAGCTCCAGCAGCTCGGCCCAGATGGCGCAGAGCTGCACCTCGAGCGGCGTCGACGGCGCGGCGTACGGCGTGTCGAGCTCGGGTCGGGTTCGGTCCGGTGCGGGCAGGGCACTCACGTCGAGCTTGCCGTTGGCCGTGACCGGCAGCCGCTCCAGCCACACGAACGAGGACGGCACCATGAACTCGGGCAGCCTTGCCTGGAGGGACGCCGTCAACGCGCGCGCGTCAATGCCCGCATCGGTGGGCACCACGTATGCGACGAGCTTCTTGTTGCCCGCTGCCGCGCGCGCGATGACGCGACACGAGCGGACCGACGGATGCTGCGCGAGCGCGAGCTCGATCTCCGCGAGCTCGATGCGGAAGCCGCGGATCTTCACCTGGCCGTCGCGGCGGCCGAGGTATTCGATCGCGCCATCGCTGCGCTGACGCACCCGATCGCCGGTTCGATAGACGCGGCCATGACCAAACGGATTGGTTACAAATCGCTCCGCGGTGAGCTCTGGGTGCTTGCGATAGCCGCGCGCGAGGCCGTCGCCGCCGATGAGCAGCTCGCCCTCGGCGCCGAGCGGCGCGAGCTTCCCGCGGGCGTCGACCACGTAGAGGCTCGTGTCTCGAATCGGCCGGCCGATGGGGATCGAACCTGCGGCGACATCGCTTGGCGAGATGTGGTGCGTCGTCGCGAAGGTCGTCGTCTCGGTGGGGCCGTAGCCGTTGCAGAGCTCGAGCTGAGGCAGCGCCTCGAGCGCCTTGCGGACGTGTGGGAGCGAAAGCGCCTCGCCGCCAATGAGCAAGCGGCGAATGCCGCGGAACGTCGAAGGCTCCTCGTCGACCACGGCATTGAAGAGGCCCGCGGTGAGCCACATCGTATCCGCGCCGGTGCGCTGGATTCGCTCGGCCAGGCCGCGCGCGGTGGGAATCGCCTCCGGATGAACGACGAGCTTTCCGCCATTCAGCAGCGGGCCCCAGACCTCGAACGTCGACGCGTCGAAGGCCACGGGCGCGGTCTGGAGAACGGTGACGTGACGATCGAGCTGCGCGAATCCGCCGCGACAAACCAGCCGGCGAATCGCGCGGTGCGGCACCTCGACGCCCTTGGGACGCCCCGTCGAGCCGGAGGTGAAGAGCACGTAGGCCAGGGAATCCGGAATCGCGGGCGAGGCGAGCGGAGCGGCGTCGCCGTCGAGAGTGGTTTCGTCGAGGAGCAGCCAGCGACACGGGCGTTGCGGCAGTTGCTCGCGCGCGGCGCGCCGCGTGATCACCACCTCGGCGTCGACGTCGTCGAGCATCCCCGCGAGTCGGTCGCGTGGGTACGTGGGATCCAGCGGCACGTACGCGCCGCCGGCCTTCGAAATCGCGAGCAGCCCCACCACGAGCTCGGCCGAGCGCTCCAGACAAATGCCGACGCAGCTCTCGAGGCCGACGCCGAGCTGGCGCAGCTTGCGCGCGAGCGCGGTGGAGCGGCGATCGAGCTCGGCGTAGGTCAGGGTCGCGTCATCGGCGATCACTGCGATCGCGTCGGGCGTCTGCGCGGCGATCTCTGCAAAGAGCTCGGGAACGGTCGTGCCGCGGCGACCGTCGTCAACGGACGTCTGGTTCCAGGTATGGACTTGCAGCTCGCGCTCGGCGTCGCTCAGCAGCTCGATCGTCGCGAGGGCTTCGCCGCTCTTCAGCGCAGCGAGCGCGCGCGCGATGTTGGCCGTCAGCCGCTCGGTCGCGTCGGTGTCTGCGATCGCACGCGCGCAGCGCACCGTGAGCCGCGAGCCGTCGAGCGCCATGCCGACCGTCGCGCCCGATGCCGCGAGCGCTTCCTCCAGGTCCTGCGCACGCTCGACGACGAGCGTCTCGAGCTTCACTTCGTCGCCTTTGAGCTCTTTGAGCTCTGTGACGGAAATGAACGGCGCATCGCGAAGAGCCGCCGAGGCGACGTCGATCAGCTCCTTGGCGGAACCGTCGAGCTTCAGCGCAATGCGGACGGGCGCGAGCTGCAGCGTGCCCGCGTCGTCGCGACGCGCGATGCCGAACACAGGCTCAGCCTCGGCTGCGTGGATGCCGAGCACCAGCGCCCACGCTGCCACCAGCGGGCCGTCGACACCGTCGAGCGAGCTCGAGCTCCAGCCTTCGAGCACTGCACGCGTGCGCCGGAGCGTCGTCGAGAGTCCCTCTCCCAACGCGCGCCGCCACGTTCCAGCTCTATCAATCTCATCCGAGCGCATGGTTGCCTGGCCGAGGGGCAAGCTGGTGCAGCCCCGTCGGTCCGGCAAGTGCGCGCACGTCGTTTCTGCGCTCGATGCTCAACGCATCAGAGGAAGTAGTCCGGCAGGAGCTCGGCGCCCTCGACGAACTGGTACTTGGAGAAGTCCTTCACGCCATCCGCACGGAGGACGTCTTCATCGATGCAGAAGTTGCCGGTGAAGCTCCGGCTGGGCTTGGTGAGGATGGCGTAGGCCGCGTCGGCCATGATGTCGGGCTTGCGGCTGCTGCGCATGACCTCGTCGCCCCCAAGCAGGTTCTGGACGGCCGAGGTGGCGATGACGGTCTTCGGCCAGATGGCGTTGACGGCGATGCCCTGGTCCTTGAGCTCCTCGGCCATGCCCAGCACGCACATGCTCATGCCGTACTTGGCCATGGTGTAGGCGACGTGCGGTGCGAACCAGCGCGCCTCCATGTTCAGCGGCGGCGAGTTGTTGAGGATGTGCGGGTTGCTCGACTTCTCGAGGTACGGGATGCACGCGCGCGAGCAGGCGAACGTCCCGCGGGTGTTGATGCCGTGCATGAGGTCGAAGCGCTTCAGGGGCGTGTCCACGGTGCCCGTGAGGCTGATGGCGCTGGCGTTGTTAACCAAAATGTCAATACCGCCGAACGTCTCCGCCGTCTTCTGCACGGCGGCCTGGATCTGCGCCTCGTCGCGGATGTCGCAGACGCAGGGCAGGGCCTTGCCGCCGGCCTTCTCGATGTCCTCGGCCGCGGTGTAGATGGTGCCCGGCAGCTTGGGGTGGGGCTCGGTGGTCTTGGCGGCGATGGCGATGTTGGCGCCGTCGCGCGCGGCGCGCAGGGCGATGGCCAGGCCGATGCCGCGGCTCGCGCCGGTGATGAACAGCGTCTTGCCCTTCAAGCTCGACATGACTCGCTCCGGGGTTGGGCGTGGGTGGCGACGTTCGTAGCACGGCACCCTGTGCGCGCGCAGCGCTCACGAGCAGGAACATCGGGCAGAATGCGCCCATGCGCGTGTTGACGGTGAACGCGGGCTCGAGCTCGCTCAAGTGGTCGCTCATCGAGACGCCGTCGCTGCAGGTGCTCGCGGCGGGGAACGAGTCGCTTCCGCCGGGGCAGGAGCCGGACCTCGCGCCCGTGCTCGCGCGCGCGGGGAAGGTCGACGCGGTCGCGCACCGCGTGGTGCATGGCGGTACGCGCTTTCGTCAGACGGCGAAGATCGATCGCGAGGTCCGAGAGACGCTCGACGCGCTCAAGCAGGTCGATCCGCTGCACGCGCCGCCCGCTCTCCAGGGCATCGACGCGGCGATGCGCGCGTTTCCTGGCGTGCCCGAGCTCGCGTGCTTCGACACTGCGTTTCACGCCACGATCTCGGAGGCCGCTGCCACGTACGCCATTCCGCACGCGTGGACGGAGAAGTGGGGCCTGCGTCGGTTCGGCTTTCACGGTTTGAGCGTGACGCACGCGGTGCGTCGCGCGCCGGAGCTGGTGGGCCGGCCGCTGGAGCGCATGGTGGTGCTGCACCTCGGGAGCGGCTGCTCGCTCACGGCGGTGCAGGGCGGCAAGTCGGTCGACACCACGATGGGTTTCACGCCGCTCGAGGGCCTGGTGATGGCCACGCGCTCGGGGACCATCGATCCCGGACTGATGCTGCATGTGCTTCGCGAGGGCGATCTCACGGTCGACGCGCTCGATCACGGGCTGGAGCGCGAAAGTGGATTGCTCGGTGTGTCGGGCGTGAGCGGCGATCTGCGCGAGGTGCTCACGGCGGCGGCGTCGGGCAACGCGCGCGCGAAGCTCGCCTACGGCGTCTTCATCGTCTCGCTGCGGCGAATGCTGGGGCAGATGCTGTCGGCGCTCGACGGTCTCGATGCGCTCGTCTTCACCGGCGGCATCGGCGAGCACAGCGCGCCTGTTCGCCGCGATGCGCTCGCCAAGCTCGGCTGGCTCGAGGTGAAGCTCGACGACGCGAAGAACGCCTCGGCCAAGCCCGACGTCGACATCTCCGCGAGCGAGAAGGGGCCGCGCGTGCTGGTCATCGAGGCGCGCGAGGATCTCACGATGGCTCGCGAAGTCGTCGCCGTGCTCGGCTGATCAGCCCTTCCAGGCCCAGTCGCGCACCTCGGGCATGTCCTCGCCATGCTCGTGCACGTACGCCTTGTGGTGGATGAGCTTGTCGCGCATCAGCTCCTTCACATAGGCGCCCTTGGTGCCCAGCCGCGGCACGCGATCGATCACGTCGCTCACCAGGTTGAAGCGGTCGAGCTGATTGAGGACGACCATGTCGAACGGCGTCGTGGTGGTGCCTTCTTCTTTGTAGCCGCGCACGTGCAGGTTGTGGTGGCCGTGCCGCTTGTAGGTGAGCCGGTGAATCAGCCACGGGTAGCCGTGGTACGCGAAGATGACGGGCTTGTCCGAGGTGAAGAGCGCGTCGTAGTCGGTGTCGCTGAGGCCGTGCGGGTGCTCGGTGGGCGGCTGCAGCTTCATGAGGTCGACCACGTTCACCACGCGCACGCGCAGCTCGGGCAAGTGCTTGCGCAGGATGTCCACGGCCGCGAGCGTCTCCAGCGTGGGAACGTCGCCGGCGCAGGCCATGACCACGTCGGGCTCGGCGCCCTGGTCATTGCTGGCCCAGCCCCAGATGCCCACGCCCTTGGTGCAGTGCACGACCGCGGATTCCATGTCGAGGAACTGCGGCGCCGGCTGCTTCCCGGCGACGACGACGTTCACGTAGTGCCGGCTGCGCAGGCAGTGGTCCATCACGCTGAGCAGCGTGTTCGCGTCGGGCGGCAGGTACACGCGGATCACGTCGGCCTTCTTGTTCACCACGTGGTCGATGAAGCCGGGATCCTGGTGCGAGAAGCCGTTGTGGTCCTGCCGCCACACGTGGCTGGTGAGCAGGTAGTTGAGCGAGGCGATCGGCCGCCGCCAGGGGATGTGGCGCGTGACCTTCAGCCACTTCGCGTGCTGGTTGAACATCGAGTCCACGAGGTGGATGAAGGCCTCGTAGCAGCTGAAGACGCCGTGTCGACCCGTGAGGAGATAACCCTCGAGCCAGCCCTGGCAGGTGTGCTCGCTGAGGATCTCCAGCACGCGTCCGTCGGGCGAGAGGTTCTCGTCGAGCGGCGAGCGCTCCGCCATCCACTCTTTTCCCGTGGCCTTGATGACGGCGTCGAGCCGGTTCGAGGCGGTCTCGTCTGGACCGACCACGCGGAAGTTCTTCTGCTCGGCGTTCTTCTCGGCCACGTCGCGCAGGAAGCCGCCGAGCACGCGCGTGGCCTCCGCGGTGGCGGTGCCGGGCTTTTCGACCTTGACGGCGTAGCTGCGGAAGTCCGGCAGGTGCAGGTCGCGCAGGAGCAAGCCGCCGTTCGCATTTGGGTTCGCGCCCATGCGGCGCGTGCCGGCGGGCGCGAGCGCGGCGAGGTCGGCGCGCAGCTTGCCGCGCTCGTCGAAGAGCTTCTCGGGCTGGTAGCTCTTCATCCACTTCTCGAGCAGCTTGAGGTGCTCGGGCTTCGTGGCGAGCTCGGCGAACGGCACCTGGTGCGAGCGCCACGTGCCTTCGACCTGCTGCCCATCGACGTCGTGCGGCCCCGTCCAGCCCTTGGGCGAGCGGAGCACGATCATCGGCCAGCGCGGACGCTCGCTGTTCTTTCCGCTGCGCGCCTGCTGCTGGATCTCGCGGATGCGCGCGAGCACCTTGTCGAGCGTGGCGGCCATGAGCTGGTGCATCGCCGCGGGCTCGTGGCCCTCGACGTAGAACGGCTCGTGGCCGAAGCCGCGCAGGAGCGCGTCGAGCTCCTCGTGTGGGATGCGCGCGAGCACGGTGGGGTTGGCGATCTTCCAGCCGTTGAGGTGGAGGATGGGCAGCACCGCGCCGTCGCGCGCCGGATTCAAGAACTTGTTCGAGTGCCAGCTCGTCGCCAGCGGGCCGGTCTCCGCCTCGCCGTCGCCGACGACGCAGGCCACGAGCAAATCCGGGTTGTCGAAGGCGGCGCCGTACGCGTGCGAGAGCGCGTAGCCGAGCTCGCCGCCCTCGTGAATCGAGCCCGGCGTCTCCGGCGCGGCGTGGCTGGGAATGCCGCCCGGGAACGAGAACTGACGGAAGAGCTTCCGCATGCCCTCGGCGTCCTGGGTGATGTCCGGGTAGAGCTCGGTGTAGCTGCCCTCGAGGTACGTGTTCGCCACGACCGCCGGTCCGCCGTGGCCCGGTCCGGCGATGAAGATGGCGGAGAGATCGCGCGCGCGGATGGTGCGGTTCAGGTGCGCGTAGAGGAAGTTCAGCCCCGGCGTGGTGCCCCAGTGGCCGAGCAGGCGCGGCTTCACGTGCGCGAGCGTGAGCGGCTCGCGCAGGAGCGGGTTGTCGAGCAGGTAGATCTGCCCGACGGAGAGGTAGTTCGCGGCGCGCCAGTAGGCGTCGAGCTTCTCGAGCTCGTCCGGCGAGAGGACGTGGGGCGTGGGCTGGGTCATGGCGCGGCGACGGTAGAGGAGCCGCTGCGTTCATCTCAAGCGAGAATCGCGTGTCGCGTCATCAAGCGGGCGACGGCACCCGCGCAGCGCGCAAGGCCAGCTCGATCAGCCTCGACTGCGACAGCGTGAGCCCGCGCAAGAGCACCCGGTGCCCCAGCGCGACGTGTCGCGTGACGAGCTGCTGCAGCTGCACCAGCGCGAAGGGCGTGATGGTCCGGGCGCGGCTGAGCTCCACCACCACCGCGGCGCTGTCGGCGAGCCGATCCACGAGCGCGGCGAGGGCGTCCACGTCGGTGGGCTGCACCTCGTCTTCGACTCGAATCGTCGAAGCCGATTCCGCGTTGGAGATGGTGGGGGTCATGCGTCCGGAAGCTCGCAATTCATGTGCCCATCGAGAAGCCGCGAGGTTGCGAGCGCAGGCGTGGCGCCACGCACGGCTTGCGCTGCGGTCTGTGCAAGCGCTGCATCTTCGACGCATTGCAGCGGGCGCGAACCCGCGAGTCAGAGCCGCCTGCTACGAATGGAGCATGCCCGATGCGGACTGGTGGGAGCAGGCGCCGCGCGACGACCTCGGCGTCGCCGTCCGCGACGTGCCGCACCTCGAGGCCGAGCTGCGGCGGCTGCGCTCCACGCTCTTGCGAATCGCCGACGTCATCGACGACGCGCGGAGCTGGGAGAGCCTGCGCATCGCTGCCCGCGCCGCACGGTCATTGGCGCAGGACGCACTCAACCCCAGGCGCCGCTAGCTGAGATCGACCTCTTCGCCGACGGGCGCGCCGATCATGTACGCGACCACGGGCGGTCCCAGGTCCTGCACGGTCTGCATGGGAATGGGCTTGAGCCCCGAGAGCGGGCCCGCGCGCTGCAACGTCGCCTCGGTGCAGAGCACCTGGCCTTCGACCGCGAGCGAGGCCATGCGCGCGGCGATCTTCACGCCCGAGCCCACCACACCGAGGTCGCTGTGCTCGGCGGTGCCGAGCTTGCCCAGCGTCACCAGCCCGGAGTGCAGCCCGATGCGCAGGCCGACGCGCCGGTTGCCGAGCTGCAGGCCCGTGGCCTTTTGCTGGAGGGCGAGCGCCGTCTCCACGGCCTTGGCGGCGTCGCCCTCGGTGCCGAGCGCGGGGCTCCACAGCGCCAGCAATCGGTTCGCGTAGAGCTCGACCAGCGAGCCGCCGTGGTGCTGGACCACGTCCACCAGCGTGGCCCAGGTGCGGTTCAAGCCCGCAACGAGCTCCGGCGCCGAGAGGCGCCCGGCCAGATCATCGAAGTCCTGCAGCTGCGCGTAGAGCAGCGTGACCTGCACCAGCTGGCCCTCCACG from the Deltaproteobacteria bacterium genome contains:
- a CDS encoding phosphoketolase family protein, yielding MTQPTPHVLSPDELEKLDAYWRAANYLSVGQIYLLDNPLLREPLTLAHVKPRLLGHWGTTPGLNFLYAHLNRTIRARDLSAIFIAGPGHGGPAVVANTYLEGSYTELYPDITQDAEGMRKLFRQFSFPGGIPSHAAPETPGSIHEGGELGYALSHAYGAAFDNPDLLVACVVGDGEAETGPLATSWHSNKFLNPARDGAVLPILHLNGWKIANPTVLARIPHEELDALLRGFGHEPFYVEGHEPAAMHQLMAATLDKVLARIREIQQQARSGKNSERPRWPMIVLRSPKGWTGPHDVDGQQVEGTWRSHQVPFAELATKPEHLKLLEKWMKSYQPEKLFDERGKLRADLAALAPAGTRRMGANPNANGGLLLRDLHLPDFRSYAVKVEKPGTATAEATRVLGGFLRDVAEKNAEQKNFRVVGPDETASNRLDAVIKATGKEWMAERSPLDENLSPDGRVLEILSEHTCQGWLEGYLLTGRHGVFSCYEAFIHLVDSMFNQHAKWLKVTRHIPWRRPIASLNYLLTSHVWRQDHNGFSHQDPGFIDHVVNKKADVIRVYLPPDANTLLSVMDHCLRSRHYVNVVVAGKQPAPQFLDMESAVVHCTKGVGIWGWASNDQGAEPDVVMACAGDVPTLETLAAVDILRKHLPELRVRVVNVVDLMKLQPPTEHPHGLSDTDYDALFTSDKPVIFAYHGYPWLIHRLTYKRHGHHNLHVRGYKEEGTTTTPFDMVVLNQLDRFNLVSDVIDRVPRLGTKGAYVKELMRDKLIHHKAYVHEHGEDMPEVRDWAWKG
- a CDS encoding NAD(P)-dependent oxidoreductase, which produces MSSLKGKTLFITGASRGIGLAIALRAARDGANIAIAAKTTEPHPKLPGTIYTAAEDIEKAGGKALPCVCDIRDEAQIQAAVQKTAETFGGIDILVNNASAISLTGTVDTPLKRFDLMHGINTRGTFACSRACIPYLEKSSNPHILNNSPPLNMEARWFAPHVAYTMAKYGMSMCVLGMAEELKDQGIAVNAIWPKTVIATSAVQNLLGGDEVMRSSRKPDIMADAAYAILTKPSRSFTGNFCIDEDVLRADGVKDFSKYQFVEGAELLPDYFL
- a CDS encoding acetate/propionate family kinase, which gives rise to MRVLTVNAGSSSLKWSLIETPSLQVLAAGNESLPPGQEPDLAPVLARAGKVDAVAHRVVHGGTRFRQTAKIDREVRETLDALKQVDPLHAPPALQGIDAAMRAFPGVPELACFDTAFHATISEAAATYAIPHAWTEKWGLRRFGFHGLSVTHAVRRAPELVGRPLERMVVLHLGSGCSLTAVQGGKSVDTTMGFTPLEGLVMATRSGTIDPGLMLHVLREGDLTVDALDHGLERESGLLGVSGVSGDLREVLTAAASGNARAKLAYGVFIVSLRRMLGQMLSALDGLDALVFTGGIGEHSAPVRRDALAKLGWLEVKLDDAKNASAKPDVDISASEKGPRVLVIEAREDLTMAREVVAVLG